One region of Salinibacterium sp. TMP30 genomic DNA includes:
- a CDS encoding cell wall-binding repeat-containing protein, which translates to MKKTGGFRARRMVVRWLGVLAAAALLASGLAVSSASPATAAGENTILSLVNQARAAEGLGPLKLNAAMSSVSTAWANKMASNGSMTHNPYFSSQIPSGWSKAAENVARGFSSPTAVHNGWMNSSGHRANILGDYTDIGIAFVTSGGTTWAVENFGKYGASVPAPAPPEGVERLSGSNRYATAVAISQQYSPGVKAVYVTTGANYPDALSAAPAAAKQGGPLLLTPPTGIPSTVRAEIQRLRPDLIVVVGGTGVLSGAIYSQLSVLAPNIRRDGGSNRYETSRIVIDRAFTSGTEKAFFATGANFPDALSASAAAGATGSPVFLVDGHGRSVDAATSALIEKLGVTSAVIAGGTGVVSAQMELSLRAQPGVDSVVRYAGSNRYSTSNAINSESFSTAPQAFFAVGTGFADALAGAALAGRNSAPLYVVPSNCVSADVVRNLEAFETTSRVLLGGSAALGNGVVYLSRC; encoded by the coding sequence GGTTGGGCGTGCTCGCCGCCGCGGCACTTCTCGCATCAGGATTGGCCGTTTCCAGTGCATCACCCGCAACTGCGGCTGGGGAAAACACGATTCTTTCACTCGTGAATCAGGCCAGAGCTGCCGAGGGTCTTGGCCCTCTTAAGCTCAATGCCGCCATGAGTTCGGTGTCGACGGCGTGGGCGAACAAGATGGCCTCCAATGGTTCAATGACGCACAACCCATATTTCTCGAGTCAGATCCCTAGCGGGTGGAGCAAGGCAGCCGAGAACGTTGCCCGAGGGTTCTCGTCGCCCACCGCGGTACACAACGGGTGGATGAATTCATCAGGGCACCGAGCAAACATCTTGGGTGATTACACCGACATCGGTATTGCGTTCGTGACATCGGGCGGAACCACGTGGGCGGTCGAAAACTTCGGCAAGTACGGCGCGAGCGTTCCCGCACCCGCGCCTCCTGAAGGGGTAGAGCGGCTCTCCGGTTCCAATCGCTATGCGACTGCGGTCGCGATATCTCAGCAGTACTCGCCAGGAGTGAAGGCTGTCTATGTGACAACCGGGGCGAATTACCCAGACGCACTCAGTGCTGCACCTGCAGCGGCAAAGCAGGGCGGGCCACTTCTTCTCACTCCTCCAACGGGGATACCGAGCACTGTGCGCGCCGAGATCCAGCGTCTGCGACCTGACCTTATTGTCGTCGTTGGTGGTACGGGCGTGCTTTCGGGTGCGATCTACTCGCAACTTTCTGTTCTGGCTCCGAACATTCGGCGTGACGGTGGGTCCAACAGGTACGAAACTTCCCGCATCGTGATCGATCGGGCCTTTACTTCGGGAACCGAAAAAGCTTTCTTCGCGACAGGTGCCAATTTTCCAGACGCGTTAAGTGCAAGCGCCGCAGCTGGAGCCACGGGAAGCCCTGTCTTTCTTGTCGATGGCCATGGACGTTCAGTTGATGCTGCCACGTCTGCGCTTATCGAGAAGCTTGGCGTTACTTCAGCGGTAATCGCTGGCGGCACAGGAGTTGTTTCCGCACAGATGGAACTGTCGCTACGCGCCCAGCCCGGTGTGGATTCGGTGGTTAGGTACGCCGGCTCAAACCGGTACTCAACGTCGAACGCAATCAACAGCGAGAGTTTTTCCACGGCTCCACAAGCCTTCTTTGCAGTGGGCACCGGATTCGCGGATGCGCTTGCCGGCGCCGCCTTAGCAGGACGCAACTCAGCTCCACTTTATGTTGTGCCCAGCAATTGTGTATCTGCCGACGTCGTCCGCAACCTAGAAGCCTTCGAAACCACGAGTCGAGTGCTTCTTGGGGGAAGCGCAGCACTGGGCAATGGCGTCGTGTACTTGAGCCGCTGCTAA
- a CDS encoding CoA transferase, with protein sequence MDTVGRDVSAPLAGIRVVDFSRVLAGPYASMMLADLGADVIKVESPSGDDTRSWTPPVDDTGRGTYFSSVNRNKRSIVCDLRDPEGAAEARRLALSADVLIENFRPGTMKRFGLDFDELAAENPSLVYCSITGFGAGEGAHLPGYDLLVQAVGGLMSVTGAPDSEPTKVGVALVDVLTGQNAVVGIQAALRVRDHSGIGQRVEVNLLSSLLSALVNQASAALNTGVSPQRMGNAHPSIAPYETFTALDGPFVIAVGNDSQFSRLTELLGLPELAGDPRFAHNENRVANRDELRSILENQLMTEVAAHWVHAMTTKGIPAGPVNDIGQAIAFAASLDLEPVTEITDSGRISQQISNPITLSRTPAQYRLIPPDLGQHQGAAWLPAEGTQ encoded by the coding sequence ATAGACACAGTCGGCAGAGACGTCAGCGCGCCATTAGCGGGCATCCGCGTCGTAGATTTCTCTCGAGTTCTCGCCGGGCCTTACGCATCGATGATGCTCGCCGACCTCGGCGCCGACGTGATCAAAGTCGAGTCGCCCTCCGGCGATGACACCCGATCGTGGACACCACCAGTCGATGACACCGGCAGGGGCACATATTTTTCGAGCGTCAACCGCAATAAGAGATCGATCGTGTGCGACCTGCGTGATCCGGAAGGCGCGGCCGAAGCGCGCCGGCTGGCCCTGAGCGCCGACGTGCTGATTGAGAATTTCCGCCCAGGAACAATGAAGCGGTTCGGGCTGGATTTTGACGAACTCGCGGCCGAGAATCCGTCACTCGTCTACTGTTCCATAACAGGTTTCGGGGCCGGGGAGGGCGCGCACCTCCCCGGCTATGATCTGCTCGTCCAAGCCGTCGGCGGTTTGATGAGTGTTACCGGCGCTCCCGACTCTGAGCCCACCAAGGTTGGTGTGGCACTGGTCGACGTGCTCACCGGCCAAAACGCGGTGGTGGGCATCCAGGCCGCGCTGCGGGTTCGCGATCACTCAGGGATTGGTCAACGCGTCGAGGTGAACCTGTTGTCGTCCTTACTGTCCGCGCTCGTCAATCAAGCGTCGGCGGCACTGAACACAGGGGTATCACCCCAGCGGATGGGCAACGCTCACCCAAGCATTGCGCCGTACGAAACATTCACCGCGTTGGACGGACCCTTTGTGATCGCCGTCGGAAACGACAGTCAGTTCAGCAGGCTTACTGAGCTGCTCGGCCTGCCCGAGCTAGCGGGCGACCCTCGCTTCGCACACAACGAAAATAGGGTAGCGAACCGTGACGAGTTGCGAAGCATTCTTGAGAATCAATTGATGACCGAGGTCGCTGCGCACTGGGTTCACGCAATGACGACCAAGGGTATTCCCGCTGGTCCGGTTAATGACATCGGTCAGGCGATCGCATTCGCCGCCAGTCTCGACCTCGAACCGGTGACCGAAATTACAGACTCCGGCCGCATCAGCCAGCAGATCAGTAACCCGATCACCTTGTCGCGCACTCCCGCGCAGTACCGTCTAATACCTCCAGATCTCGGACAACACCAGGGCGCCGCGTGGCTGCCCGCCGAAGGGACACAATGA
- a CDS encoding acyl-CoA dehydrogenase family protein, with translation MTSNSVSETLLGLDAMLTEEERNWQAKARTFASQRVSPTIEKDFEDAVFRREFVAELGALGMLGMHLTGYGTAGANATSYGLVCYELEAADTAWRTFVSVQGSLAMSALAYFGSEEQKEQWLPSLASGTSIGCFGLTEPTGGSDPAGMLTRATKSGDDWVLNGSKRWIGLGSVADVAIVWAQTEEGVRGFVVPTDTPGFRAVDIESKHSLRASIQCDLFFDNVRLPASAQLPGARGLSAPFRCLNDARYGIVWGVMGAARDCLDVAVERSKTREAFGKPIGAMQLTQQKLANSFVEYEKGMLLALHLAKLKDAGALTPEQISVGKLNNVREAIDIASTARSILAGDGITGDFSVMRHMNNLESVRTYEGTDEIHTLVLGRALTDHAAFR, from the coding sequence ATGACCTCGAACTCTGTTTCAGAGACCCTGCTTGGCCTCGATGCGATGCTCACGGAGGAGGAGCGCAACTGGCAGGCGAAAGCTCGAACCTTTGCGTCTCAGCGGGTAAGCCCGACGATCGAGAAAGACTTTGAGGATGCCGTCTTCCGACGCGAGTTCGTGGCCGAACTTGGTGCCTTGGGGATGCTGGGCATGCACCTCACGGGTTACGGTACTGCCGGTGCGAACGCGACGAGTTACGGCTTAGTTTGTTATGAGTTGGAGGCCGCCGACACCGCATGGCGAACCTTCGTGTCTGTGCAGGGCTCGTTGGCGATGAGTGCGCTGGCCTACTTCGGCTCAGAAGAACAGAAGGAGCAGTGGCTGCCGTCACTGGCATCCGGAACTTCGATTGGCTGCTTCGGCCTCACCGAACCGACCGGTGGCAGCGACCCTGCCGGGATGCTGACGCGGGCCACGAAGTCAGGCGACGACTGGGTGCTCAATGGTTCCAAGCGCTGGATCGGGCTTGGCTCGGTCGCTGATGTCGCGATCGTGTGGGCCCAGACCGAGGAGGGTGTGCGCGGCTTTGTGGTGCCGACAGACACCCCAGGGTTTCGCGCCGTGGATATTGAGAGTAAGCATTCGCTGCGGGCATCCATTCAGTGCGACCTGTTCTTCGACAACGTTCGCCTCCCCGCCTCGGCGCAGTTGCCGGGAGCCCGTGGACTGTCGGCCCCGTTCCGCTGCCTAAATGACGCCCGGTATGGCATCGTCTGGGGTGTGATGGGGGCGGCGCGCGATTGTCTCGACGTGGCCGTCGAGCGTTCGAAGACCAGAGAGGCGTTCGGAAAGCCGATCGGTGCGATGCAACTCACGCAGCAGAAACTTGCCAACTCATTCGTTGAGTATGAGAAGGGCATGCTGCTCGCACTTCATCTGGCGAAGCTGAAGGATGCCGGCGCTCTCACTCCTGAACAGATCAGTGTTGGCAAGCTCAACAACGTTCGCGAAGCAATTGACATCGCCTCGACGGCACGCAGCATTCTTGCTGGCGATGGGATCACTGGCGATTTCTCTGTCATGCGCCATATGAACAATTTGGAGTCGGTGCGCACCTACGAAGGCACCGACGAGATCCACACGCTGGTCCTTGGTCGCGCCCTCACTGATCACGCTGCGTTCCGGTAA
- a CDS encoding PQQ-dependent sugar dehydrogenase, with protein sequence MRLRLRLLAPLFVCALLAGCAQATEVEPPPATETGTPPEVRASVTIDPDATPTTVISGLAAPWSMVRLESGSTLVSERDTRLVKELTSGGQFREVGIVGDAAPGGEGGLLGLATLDGTSLYAYLTTATDNRIVRFDLEGEPGAYSLGASSEILTGLQKSRVHNGGRIAFGPDGMLYATVGDASEPASAQDFNSLNGKILRMTPDGSVPADNPIAGSLIYSLGHRNPQGLAWDADGQLWAAEFGQNAWDELNIIHAGSNYGWPTVEGDSADSRFEPPAYEWATDDASPSGLAYVQGTFFMAGLGGERLWEIHPDDATTAPEAAFAGTFGRIRDVTPGPDGSLWVLTNNTDGRGEPRENDDRILQVTLVPAD encoded by the coding sequence ATGCGTTTACGCCTTCGTCTTCTCGCCCCACTGTTCGTGTGTGCGCTGCTAGCAGGGTGCGCTCAAGCTACAGAGGTCGAGCCACCGCCAGCGACAGAAACGGGAACTCCCCCCGAGGTGCGCGCCTCGGTGACAATCGACCCAGACGCTACGCCAACGACTGTGATCTCCGGGCTTGCCGCACCCTGGTCGATGGTGCGCCTAGAGTCTGGGTCAACTCTCGTTAGTGAACGAGACACTCGTCTCGTAAAGGAGCTGACGTCGGGCGGCCAATTCCGAGAAGTCGGCATTGTCGGTGATGCTGCCCCCGGCGGTGAGGGTGGCCTGCTCGGTCTCGCCACCCTCGACGGCACCTCGCTGTACGCCTATCTCACCACCGCGACCGACAACCGCATCGTTCGCTTCGACCTTGAGGGCGAACCGGGCGCGTACTCCCTCGGCGCGAGCAGCGAGATCCTCACCGGACTCCAAAAGTCGCGCGTTCACAACGGCGGTCGTATCGCGTTTGGGCCCGATGGAATGCTGTACGCGACAGTCGGCGATGCAAGTGAGCCAGCATCCGCGCAAGACTTCAACAGTCTGAACGGCAAGATTCTGCGGATGACGCCTGACGGTTCTGTTCCCGCTGACAACCCAATCGCGGGGTCACTCATCTACTCCCTTGGGCACCGGAATCCGCAAGGCCTCGCCTGGGATGCAGACGGACAGCTCTGGGCTGCAGAGTTTGGCCAAAACGCGTGGGATGAGCTAAACATCATCCACGCAGGCTCCAACTATGGGTGGCCGACAGTGGAAGGGGATTCCGCGGATTCCCGCTTCGAACCGCCCGCCTACGAGTGGGCAACCGATGACGCAAGCCCGAGCGGACTCGCCTACGTTCAGGGAACCTTCTTCATGGCAGGTCTCGGCGGTGAGAGGCTGTGGGAAATACACCCCGACGACGCGACGACAGCCCCCGAAGCCGCATTCGCCGGAACCTTCGGTCGCATCCGCGATGTCACGCCAGGGCCCGACGGCAGTCTGTGGGTACTCACCAACAACACTGATGGGAGGGGCGAACCACGCGAGAACGACGACCGCATCCTGCAGGTGACATTAGTGCCTGCTGACTAA
- a CDS encoding cell wall-binding repeat-containing protein: MTARLVAVLASAALLASGFTVANVLPAAAVGDETTISLANQARAIEGPGPVKFDASMSTVSTASANQMAVSQLFAQLVVATPSITAYERSYFEHWVDADSNGCDTRHEVLIAESITPVVRGTGCTITSGTWFSWYDGVTWTDPSDVDIDHMVPLSEAWDSGADRWTATQRRDFANDVTLDVALEAVTDNVNQSKGASDPASWLPPDVDVQCRYVTSWILVKFRWGLTIDGAERSVLSDILTGECGAALVVAPSTANTMSALPEPGVVRLSGSNRYATAVAISQQYQPEVDAVYVATGTNYPDALSAAPAAAKQGGPLLLTPPTGLPNSVRAEILRLQPSLIVVVGGAGVLSSTIYAQLSALAPNIRRDGGANRYETSRIVIDRAFPEGASKAFFATGANFPDALSASAAAGTTGSPVFLVNGLAGGVDSATASLIQKLGVTSAVIAGGTGVVSSQVERSLRAQPSVNTVVRYAGSNRYATSREINRNSFAAAPQAFFAVGTGFADALAGAALAGRNSAPLYVVPSTCVPANIVDDLTELGTTNRVILGGTGVLSNNVANLTRCGSPPPIVIPSNPGDSKNCSSFSAWVAAQNWYNNYFPHYGDVARLDSDNDGIVCESLPGAPPSP, translated from the coding sequence ATGACCGCCCGTTTGGTCGCTGTGCTCGCTTCGGCGGCGCTTCTCGCTTCAGGCTTCACCGTTGCGAACGTGCTGCCCGCAGCTGCTGTTGGCGATGAAACGACTATTTCTCTCGCGAATCAAGCAAGAGCCATCGAAGGTCCTGGTCCAGTTAAGTTCGACGCCTCGATGAGCACCGTTTCGACGGCGTCGGCGAACCAGATGGCGGTATCTCAATTGTTTGCTCAGCTGGTCGTCGCAACACCGAGCATTACCGCCTATGAGCGGTCGTACTTCGAACACTGGGTTGACGCTGACTCAAACGGATGTGACACCCGCCACGAAGTTCTTATCGCGGAGTCGATCACGCCCGTAGTGAGAGGCACCGGGTGCACAATAACTTCGGGCACCTGGTTCTCCTGGTACGACGGGGTGACGTGGACAGATCCATCGGATGTCGACATCGATCACATGGTGCCGCTGTCTGAAGCCTGGGACTCGGGAGCTGATCGGTGGACTGCGACGCAACGCAGGGACTTCGCGAACGATGTGACCCTGGATGTCGCGCTAGAAGCGGTCACTGACAACGTGAACCAGAGCAAGGGCGCAAGTGATCCCGCATCGTGGTTGCCACCTGACGTTGACGTCCAATGCCGATATGTAACCAGTTGGATTCTTGTCAAGTTCCGCTGGGGCCTAACAATTGATGGTGCGGAACGGTCCGTGTTGAGCGACATTCTCACCGGTGAGTGTGGCGCTGCCCTTGTGGTGGCTCCATCGACAGCGAACACGATGAGCGCACTGCCCGAGCCGGGAGTGGTTCGACTCTCCGGTTCCAATCGGTATGCGACCGCCGTTGCGATTTCTCAGCAGTATCAGCCCGAAGTAGATGCGGTCTATGTGGCAACTGGCACGAACTACCCGGATGCCCTCAGCGCAGCTCCGGCGGCAGCGAAGCAAGGTGGCCCCCTTCTTTTGACTCCCCCAACAGGGCTACCCAACAGTGTGCGTGCCGAGATCTTGCGCTTGCAACCGTCCCTAATCGTTGTTGTGGGGGGTGCGGGTGTCCTTTCGAGCACAATCTATGCGCAACTGTCTGCGCTGGCCCCGAACATTCGACGTGATGGTGGAGCCAACCGGTACGAGACTTCCCGAATTGTGATCGATCGAGCCTTCCCTGAGGGCGCTAGTAAGGCTTTCTTTGCGACCGGGGCGAACTTCCCGGACGCGTTGAGTGCGAGTGCCGCCGCTGGAACGACGGGAAGTCCGGTGTTCCTGGTGAATGGTCTCGCTGGTGGAGTAGATTCCGCGACAGCGTCGCTTATACAAAAGCTTGGCGTGACTTCTGCCGTCATTGCAGGTGGAACTGGAGTCGTGTCATCGCAGGTGGAACGCTCACTGCGCGCGCAGCCTAGTGTAAATACGGTAGTGAGGTATGCCGGCTCCAACCGCTACGCAACGTCGCGCGAGATCAACCGCAACAGTTTCGCGGCGGCACCACAAGCATTCTTTGCTGTGGGTACCGGATTCGCGGACGCGCTGGCGGGTGCGGCCTTGGCAGGACGCAACTCAGCGCCCCTGTATGTTGTGCCCTCCACTTGTGTGCCTGCCAATATCGTCGATGATCTCACGGAATTGGGCACCACGAATCGCGTGATTCTTGGCGGAACCGGAGTGCTGAGCAATAACGTCGCAAACTTGACCCGGTGTGGAAGTCCACCGCCGATTGTAATTCCGAGCAATCCGGGCGACTCCAAGAATTGCAGCAGCTTCAGTGCCTGGGTCGCCGCACAAAACTGGTACAACAACTATTTCCCACACTACGGTGACGTTGCGCGGCTAGATTCAGACAATGATGGAATCGTCTGTGAATCACTGCCGGGTGCACCCCCTAGCCCATAG
- a CDS encoding DUF6328 family protein, with protein sequence MSANMPDTVSHSDDRDETAIERSDRNWTEILQELRVIQTGTQILTGFLLTLAFQPRFSELDQYQVVLYLALVAAAVLATALALTPVSLHRALFGRRAKPQLVTLSDRLLKLTLVVVSLTIAGTAMLIFDVVVSRTAGLTAGAVAATLTIALWLVMPALARKYLSNVQHK encoded by the coding sequence ATGAGCGCAAACATGCCGGATACCGTCTCCCACAGCGACGATAGAGATGAGACTGCGATAGAACGGAGCGACCGCAACTGGACGGAGATCCTGCAAGAGCTGCGGGTCATCCAGACAGGAACCCAGATCCTCACCGGTTTTCTACTGACGCTCGCGTTTCAGCCCCGGTTCAGCGAACTCGACCAGTATCAGGTCGTGCTCTATCTGGCCCTAGTGGCTGCAGCAGTGCTCGCCACAGCGCTCGCGCTCACCCCCGTGAGCCTGCACCGTGCCCTCTTCGGTCGGAGAGCTAAACCGCAACTGGTGACGTTATCCGACCGGCTGCTCAAGCTCACCCTCGTTGTCGTGTCGCTGACTATAGCGGGCACAGCGATGCTCATCTTTGATGTGGTTGTTAGTCGGACGGCAGGACTCACAGCGGGTGCGGTGGCCGCTACTCTGACAATAGCGCTGTGGCTTGTGATGCCGGCCCTCGCCAGAAAATACCTGTCCAACGTGCAACACAAATGA